A single region of the Populus nigra chromosome 2, ddPopNigr1.1, whole genome shotgun sequence genome encodes:
- the LOC133682843 gene encoding enhancer of polycomb-like protein 1, whose translation MSRLSFRPRPLDIHKKLPIVKSVKEFEEDDNNTPNSTRNSQQQQQLLLRISSSLAPAPAPDIDQNDVHQHHHIIPSKKVAAEIPTPQFVVVDTYERDYGRTFAPPTSYLRARGARAELGEFVEYDLDNEDEDWLHDFYKKDRKNLPPEKFELLLFKLEVLDHKARERAGVITPTLASPIPVLLQFDAALEALQAQPQTQSTRYAVFQSVYNYWKDKRERWKKPILRRLQPPPPVNDTNPYNVFRPREKAHRLHTRRMQRRENNVQSFDKLRQVRRNLEQAKTILEALIKREEKKREAMESEVSLQRIQMKYKHETELLEDSLAVPGFPLSSKFASSEDEFVDSDDHANSRPRSRPALQNPPVTDSNPLAAPAVTVKQEFRRRHTPLGWLNKMDPLEPVLLFTKPLVPEKLAAAGIVPPADSSMKNDTSMPPYRFHGRIGRGGRIVFDRWNPLLQTPIDLGNSFYIPPRPRPSTYN comes from the exons atgagCAGGCTTTCGTTTCGACCGCGTCCGCTGGACATTCACAAGAAGCTGCCTATCGTAAAATCTGttaaagaatttgaagaagatgaCAACAACACTCCGAATTCAACACGCAActctcagcagcagcagcagcttctcCTCCGCATCTCTTCTTCACTTGCTCCTGCTCCTGCTCCTGATATTGACCAAAATGATGTCCACCAACACCACCACATTATTCCTTCAAAGAAAGTTGCTGCCGAAATACCTACTCCCCAGTTTGTCGTTGTTGATACCTATGAAAGGGATTATGGTCGCACTTTTGCTCCCCCCACTTCCTATCTTCGCGCTAGGGGAG ctCGAGCTGAGCTTGGTGAGTTTGTTGAGTATGATTTGGATAATGAGGATGAGGATTGGCTTCATGATTTCTACAAAAAGGATAGGAAGAATCTTCCGCctgaaaa GTTTGAACTTCTGCTTTTCAAGTTGGAGGTGTTGGATCATAAAGCTCGGGAAAGAGCAGGGGTTATAACGCCTACTCTTGCTTCACCAATCCCTGTACTTCTACAATTTGATGCAGCTCTTGAG gcCTTGCAAGCTCAACCTCAAACTCAGTCCACCCGTTATGCAGTTTTCCAGTCTGTCTATAATTATTGGAAAGATAAG CGTGAAAGATGGAAGAAACCAATTCTACGGCGTTTGCAG CCTCCTCCGCCAGTTAATGATACCAATCCTTACAATGTGTTTAGACCAAGGGAGAAGGCCCACAGGCTGCACACCAGAAGG ATGCAAAGGAGGGAAAATAATGTGCAATCATTTGACAAGCTTCGCCAG GTCAGACGCAACCTTGAACAAGCCAAGACCATACTTGAGGCTCTGATTAAG agagaggagaaaaagagagaggcgATGGAGAGTGAGGTGAGCCTCCAAAGGATCCAAATGAAGTACAAG CATGAAACTGAGCTCCTTGAAGACAGCTTGGCTGTTCCTGGATTCCCTCTCTCTTCCAAGTTCGCTTCAAGTGAAGATGAATTTGTTGATTCAGATGACCATGCAAACAGCCGTCCGCGTAGCAGACCTGCACTTCAAAATCCACCTGTGACGGACTCCAATCCGCTGGCAGCTCCAGCTGTAACCGTGAAGCAAGAGTTTAGACGGCGGCATACACCACTTGGATGGCTCAATAAAATG GACCCTCTTGAGCCAGTGCTTTTGTTCACAAAGCCTCTTGTTCCAGAAAAGTTGGCAGCTGCAGGCATTGTACCACCAGCAGATTCGTCAATGAAGAACGATACATCAATGCCACCATATAGATTTCATGGAAGAATTGGCCGGGGTGGGCGAATTGTATTTGATAGATGGAACCCATTGTTACAAACTCCAATTGATCTTGGTAACTCTTTTTATATACCGCCAAGACCGAGGCCTTCAACATACAATTGA